The following proteins are co-located in the Ensifer sp. WSM1721 genome:
- a CDS encoding sterol desaturase family protein — protein MFFGIAEPVWRLSAFAAAFAVLAVLELLHPRLERPELMRAVKARRWFTNLSIVLVSSLLLRIVFPAAAVGVAIWAGARGLGVLRALGVAPPLAGLIAFLLLDFAIWLEHVLFHKIPFLWRIHRVHHADPGVDVTTALRFHPVEILLSMVWKSVVIIVIGAPAFAVLLFEIALNAGAMFNHANLRLPESADRVLRQLIVTPDMHRIHHSVERSETDSNYGFNFSIWDRLFSTYIAEPARGSDAIETGLKAYGRVEPTKLLWSLMLPFRRG, from the coding sequence ATGTTCTTCGGCATCGCGGAACCAGTGTGGCGGCTTAGCGCCTTTGCCGCGGCATTCGCGGTGCTGGCTGTGCTCGAGCTTCTCCATCCTCGGCTCGAGCGGCCGGAACTGATGCGGGCAGTGAAAGCGCGCCGCTGGTTCACCAACCTATCGATCGTTCTCGTCTCCTCACTTCTCTTGCGAATCGTCTTCCCGGCCGCGGCCGTCGGCGTTGCCATCTGGGCCGGCGCGCGCGGACTTGGCGTCCTTCGGGCCCTCGGCGTGGCGCCGCCGCTTGCCGGCCTCATCGCCTTCCTCCTGCTCGATTTCGCCATCTGGTTGGAGCACGTGCTGTTCCACAAGATACCCTTCCTGTGGCGCATCCACCGCGTCCACCACGCTGATCCGGGCGTAGACGTCACCACGGCCCTTCGCTTCCACCCCGTCGAAATCCTGCTGTCGATGGTCTGGAAGAGTGTGGTCATCATCGTGATCGGCGCACCCGCGTTCGCCGTGCTTCTGTTCGAAATCGCACTTAATGCCGGGGCGATGTTCAATCACGCCAATCTACGGCTGCCGGAAAGCGCCGACAGGGTCTTGCGCCAGCTCATCGTGACGCCGGACATGCATCGCATCCATCACTCGGTCGAAAGGTCTGAGACGGATTCGAACTACGGCTTCAACTTTTCCATCTGGGACCGGCTGTTCTCGACCTACATCGCCGAACCGGCTCGTGGCAGCGATGCGATAGAAACGGGGCTCAAGGCCTATGGCCGCGTCGAACCGACGAAGCTCCTATGGTCGCTGATGCTGCCGTTCCGGCGTGGGTAG
- a CDS encoding tellurite resistance TerB family protein, whose translation MSATSLSQHEALVHVMVMMSAVDRNMTDDEFARIGVLVRFLPAFEEFDEDHLIHIGHECAAQLAAPEGLDVVLEMVREALPQRLYETAYALAVEIAAADQRIRNEEIRLLQLLRDRLGLDKLTCAAIERGAIARFRK comes from the coding sequence ATGTCCGCCACCAGCCTCAGCCAGCACGAAGCTCTTGTCCATGTCATGGTCATGATGTCGGCCGTCGACCGCAACATGACCGACGACGAATTCGCGCGGATCGGCGTGCTCGTCCGGTTTCTGCCGGCCTTCGAGGAGTTCGATGAGGACCATCTGATCCACATCGGCCATGAATGCGCGGCACAGCTCGCCGCTCCGGAGGGCCTCGACGTCGTCCTGGAAATGGTCCGCGAGGCGTTGCCGCAGCGACTCTATGAAACGGCTTACGCGCTTGCCGTCGAGATCGCCGCCGCCGACCAGCGCATCCGCAACGAGGAAATCCGGCTGTTGCAGTTGCTGCGCGACCGGCTCGGCCTTGACAAGCTGACCTGCGCCGCGATCGAGCGCGGCGCCATCGCGCGTTTCCGCAAGTAG
- a CDS encoding thermonuclease family protein: MRQQLITTAGGLAALALYAGILMSGADAIRNGENMATPEFVLETPEAATIEEPPLQEEAPADAVTDVDGGAGNEAASPAPAPDAEIGKSSRVAVRPIEPGLFTLPEDGVAKPLERVAPRPPLSKPPGEEKPATTIYRRPVALAAGLVRSDDKTLQIKDIEPQNAEKMCDGNGKSWPCGMVARTAFRNFLRARALFCDAPEESGGTVTARCSVGGQDIAGWLVANGWAMPLPGSALEAKAEAARKARLGFHGDDPRDLSRVPLTVDNPSAGAVLDDAAPDL, from the coding sequence ATGCGGCAGCAGCTCATCACCACCGCGGGCGGGCTCGCCGCCCTTGCCCTGTACGCCGGCATCTTGATGAGCGGCGCCGATGCCATCCGCAACGGCGAGAACATGGCGACGCCCGAATTCGTCCTGGAAACGCCGGAGGCGGCAACGATCGAGGAACCGCCGCTGCAGGAGGAGGCTCCTGCCGACGCCGTCACGGATGTCGACGGCGGCGCCGGTAACGAAGCGGCTTCCCCTGCCCCCGCGCCGGACGCCGAGATCGGCAAGAGCTCGCGCGTCGCGGTGCGGCCGATAGAGCCCGGCTTGTTCACCCTGCCCGAGGACGGTGTGGCGAAGCCGCTGGAGCGGGTGGCGCCGCGGCCACCGCTTTCGAAACCGCCGGGAGAGGAAAAGCCCGCTACGACCATCTACCGGCGGCCCGTCGCGCTGGCCGCAGGACTCGTTCGGTCCGACGACAAGACGTTGCAGATCAAGGATATCGAGCCGCAAAACGCCGAAAAGATGTGCGACGGCAATGGCAAGAGCTGGCCCTGCGGCATGGTCGCACGCACGGCGTTTCGCAATTTTCTGAGAGCGCGGGCGCTCTTCTGCGACGCTCCGGAAGAGTCCGGCGGGACCGTCACGGCCCGCTGCTCCGTCGGGGGCCAGGACATTGCCGGATGGCTGGTCGCCAACGGCTGGGCGATGCCGCTGCCCGGCAGCGCCCTTGAAGCGAAGGCTGAAGCGGCGCGCAAAGCGAGACTCGGCTTTCACGGTGACGATCCGCGCGATTTGAGCCGCGTACCCCTCACCGTCGATAATCCCTCCGCAGGCGCAGTCCTGGACGACGCCGCGCCGGACTTGTAA
- a CDS encoding helix-turn-helix transcriptional regulator translates to MLSHDSIWRAIDALAERHRLSPSGLARRAGLDPTSFNRSKRQSADGRARWPSTESISKILEATGATIDQFMALMQPGAGGSNGLPAESNRPTPGIPLIGFAQAGAGGFFDDGGFPVGHGWDEIEFPVAPQRQAGVYAIEVQGDSMLPLYRDGDVLIVDPGAQVRRGDRVVVKTREGEVMAKVLSRQTPRGIELLSLNPDHPNRNFEMKDVEWIARIIWASQ, encoded by the coding sequence ATGCTTTCACATGACAGCATCTGGCGCGCGATCGATGCGTTGGCCGAGCGTCATCGGCTCTCGCCGTCGGGGCTTGCGCGCCGCGCCGGCCTCGACCCCACCTCCTTCAACAGGTCGAAGCGCCAATCCGCCGATGGCCGCGCCCGCTGGCCGTCGACCGAGTCGATTTCGAAGATATTGGAGGCGACCGGCGCGACGATCGATCAGTTCATGGCGCTGATGCAGCCCGGCGCCGGCGGCAGCAACGGCTTGCCGGCGGAGTCCAACCGGCCGACGCCGGGCATTCCGCTGATCGGTTTCGCCCAGGCCGGTGCCGGCGGGTTCTTCGACGACGGCGGCTTTCCGGTCGGCCATGGCTGGGACGAGATCGAATTTCCGGTCGCCCCGCAGCGCCAGGCCGGCGTCTACGCCATCGAGGTTCAGGGCGACAGCATGCTGCCGCTTTATCGCGACGGCGACGTCCTGATCGTCGACCCGGGCGCGCAGGTCCGCCGGGGCGATCGCGTCGTCGTCAAGACGCGCGAGGGCGAGGTGATGGCGAAGGTGCTCTCCCGGCAGACGCCCCGCGGCATCGAGCTCCTGTCGCTCAACCCCGACCACCCCAACCGCAATTTCGAGATGAAAGACGTGGAATGGATCGCCCGGATCATCTGGGCCAGCCAATAG
- a CDS encoding helix-turn-helix domain-containing protein, which translates to MTDDHRSGCPINLSLEVFGDRWSLLILRDMIFGGKRHFRELLRSQEGISSNILADRLKTLVDIGMLTKRDDPSHKQKAIYSLTEMAIALVPIMAHLGAWGRRYLPASEELSIRAQLMEEGGPALWERFMDELRTEHLGAAPAAPEGPSVRETLQAAYEEVVARRAKERQLA; encoded by the coding sequence ATGACTGACGACCACCGCTCGGGTTGCCCCATCAATCTCTCGCTCGAAGTCTTCGGCGACAGATGGAGCCTCCTGATCCTCCGCGACATGATCTTCGGAGGCAAACGGCACTTCCGCGAGCTCCTGCGCTCGCAGGAGGGGATTTCCTCCAACATCCTCGCCGACCGGCTGAAGACGCTGGTGGACATCGGCATGCTGACGAAGCGCGACGACCCGAGCCACAAGCAAAAGGCGATCTATAGCCTGACTGAGATGGCGATCGCGCTCGTGCCGATCATGGCGCATCTCGGCGCCTGGGGCCGGCGCTATCTGCCGGCCAGCGAAGAGCTCAGCATCCGCGCTCAACTGATGGAGGAAGGCGGCCCTGCCCTTTGGGAGCGTTTTATGGACGAACTGCGCACGGAACATCTCGGCGCCGCGCCGGCAGCACCCGAGGGCCCATCCGTGCGCGAGACCTTGCAAGCGGCCTATGAGGAAGTGGTGGCCCGCAGAGCGAAGGAACGGCAGCTCGCCTGA
- a CDS encoding SRPBCC family protein: protein MTKASVEHASFTIERVFKASPARVFQAFADPAAHDRWFVNADNWPVAEYSHDFRVGGRESGRFSQDSKTIYFNETVYLDIVEDRRIVSAYTMAKDDRRISASIATVDLIAEGTGTRFVFTEQAAFLDGLDKVEYRRDGWEQLIGALAAELGEKSEAA from the coding sequence ATGACCAAAGCATCGGTCGAGCACGCAAGCTTCACAATCGAGCGCGTCTTCAAGGCGTCGCCCGCGCGGGTCTTCCAAGCCTTTGCCGATCCCGCCGCGCATGATCGCTGGTTCGTCAACGCGGACAATTGGCCGGTGGCGGAATATAGCCACGACTTCCGCGTCGGCGGGCGCGAAAGCGGCCGCTTCAGCCAGGACAGCAAGACTATCTATTTCAACGAGACGGTCTATTTGGACATCGTCGAGGACCGGCGGATCGTCTCGGCCTACACGATGGCAAAGGACGACCGGCGGATTTCCGCCTCCATTGCCACGGTCGACCTTATCGCGGAAGGCACCGGCACGCGCTTCGTCTTCACTGAGCAGGCCGCCTTCCTGGATGGCCTCGACAAGGTCGAATATCGCCGCGACGGCTGGGAGCAATTGATCGGCGCTCTCGCCGCCGAGCTTGGCGAAAAGTCCGAAGCGGCCTGA